In Arthrobacter alpinus, a single window of DNA contains:
- the gnd gene encoding phosphogluconate dehydrogenase (NAD(+)-dependent, decarboxylating), whose translation MHIGLVGLGKMGFNMQARMRAGEIEVTGFDRNPDVTDVASLAELVKTIPAPRLIWVMVPSGAITTSVITELSDLLEPGDLLVDGGNSRFTEDQKHGEMLASKNIGFMDVGVSGGVWGLENGYGLMAGGSSENFNRALPVLDALRPEGERADSLVHVGDVGAGHYAKMVHNGIEYGLMQSYAEGYELLAKKEIIQDLPGTFRAWQKGTVVRSWLLDLMVKALDEDPGLESIDDYVEDSGEGRWTVEEAIANAVPAPAITAALFARFSSREDNSPAMKMVSALRHQFGGHATKPAGS comes from the coding sequence GTGCATATTGGACTCGTTGGACTTGGAAAAATGGGCTTCAACATGCAAGCTCGCATGCGGGCAGGCGAAATTGAGGTTACGGGGTTTGACCGGAATCCAGATGTCACGGATGTTGCATCCCTTGCGGAACTGGTTAAGACCATCCCTGCCCCAAGGCTTATCTGGGTCATGGTTCCTTCAGGTGCTATCACCACCTCAGTGATCACCGAGCTATCTGATTTGCTCGAACCCGGTGACTTGTTGGTTGACGGTGGAAATTCCAGGTTCACCGAAGACCAAAAGCACGGTGAAATGTTGGCGTCCAAGAACATTGGGTTTATGGATGTCGGCGTTTCAGGCGGAGTCTGGGGCCTTGAAAATGGATATGGCCTCATGGCTGGCGGTTCGTCGGAGAACTTTAATCGGGCATTGCCTGTTTTGGATGCCCTGCGTCCGGAAGGTGAACGGGCCGACAGCCTGGTTCATGTCGGCGATGTTGGTGCCGGCCACTACGCAAAGATGGTCCACAATGGGATCGAGTACGGCCTGATGCAGTCCTACGCAGAAGGCTATGAACTTCTTGCCAAGAAGGAAATCATCCAGGACTTGCCCGGAACTTTCCGGGCTTGGCAAAAGGGCACGGTTGTCCGTTCTTGGCTTTTGGATCTCATGGTCAAGGCTCTGGATGAAGATCCCGGACTGGAATCCATTGACGACTACGTCGAAGATTCGGGTGAAGGACGCTGGACAGTGGAAGAGGCCATCGCCAACGCCGTACCTGCTCCGGCAATTACGGCAGCACTGTTTGCCCGTTTTTCTTCACGGGAAGACAACTCACCGGCCATGAAGATGGTTTCGGCCTTGCGTCACCAATTCGGTGGGCATGCCACAAAACCAGCAGGTTCCTAG
- the dnaN gene encoding DNA polymerase III subunit beta yields MKFRVERDVLTEAVSWAARSLSPRPPVPVLSGLLLKAEAGTLSLASFDYEISARLQIPADISEEGTILVSGRLLADICRSLPAAPVEVETDGNKVTLTCRSSRFHLATMPVGDYPELPALPEISGTVDGEAFAQAVSQVIIASSKDDTLPVLTGVKMEIEGDLITLLATDRYRLSLREIRWNPTSPNISAGALVKAKTLSEVAKTLGSSGNINIALSDNSELIGFESGGRRTTSLLVDGDYPKIRSLFPDTTPIHATVETHALAEAVRRVSLVAERNTPVRLIFTDGQLTLDAGTGEDAQASENLEASLFGDEITVAFNPHYLSEGLSAFDSKYVRFSFTSAPKPAMLSAQDTIDGERRDEYRYLVMPVRLPNQ; encoded by the coding sequence GTGAAGTTCCGAGTCGAACGAGATGTTCTGACCGAAGCAGTCAGCTGGGCCGCACGATCCTTGTCACCACGCCCACCAGTTCCAGTTCTGTCAGGACTCCTGCTTAAGGCCGAGGCCGGAACATTGAGCTTGGCGAGCTTTGACTACGAGATCTCAGCGCGACTACAGATCCCAGCTGACATTTCAGAAGAGGGAACCATTTTGGTTTCCGGCCGTTTGTTGGCTGATATTTGCCGCAGTCTGCCTGCAGCGCCGGTAGAAGTTGAAACAGACGGCAACAAAGTCACCTTGACCTGCCGCAGCAGTCGCTTTCACTTGGCAACCATGCCGGTCGGCGACTATCCGGAACTTCCGGCTCTACCTGAAATCAGTGGAACCGTGGATGGCGAAGCTTTCGCCCAGGCCGTATCCCAGGTCATCATTGCCTCGAGCAAGGACGACACCCTTCCGGTTCTCACTGGTGTAAAGATGGAAATCGAAGGCGATCTCATCACCTTGCTGGCCACAGACCGGTACCGCTTGTCATTGCGGGAAATCAGGTGGAACCCCACCTCTCCCAACATCTCAGCTGGCGCCTTGGTCAAGGCCAAGACCCTCAGCGAAGTAGCAAAAACGTTGGGCAGTTCGGGAAACATCAACATTGCCCTCTCCGACAACAGCGAGCTCATCGGTTTTGAAAGTGGCGGACGGCGGACAACGTCACTGCTTGTTGATGGTGACTACCCCAAGATCCGTTCATTGTTCCCGGATACAACACCAATCCATGCCACCGTCGAGACTCATGCCTTGGCTGAAGCAGTTCGCCGTGTTTCCTTGGTAGCAGAGCGCAACACTCCCGTTCGCTTAATCTTCACTGACGGCCAGCTCACCTTGGATGCCGGAACTGGTGAGGACGCACAAGCTTCGGAAAACCTTGAAGCGTCCCTCTTTGGGGACGAAATCACTGTTGCGTTCAACCCGCACTACCTGAGCGAAGGTTTGAGTGCTTTTGACAGCAAGTACGTCAGGTTCTCCTTCACCTCGGCACCCAAGCCGGCCATGCTCAGTGCCCAGGACACCATTGACGGTGAACGCCGCGATGAATACCGCTACTTGGTCATGCCCGTAAGGTTGCCGAACCAGTAA
- the dnaA gene encoding chromosomal replication initiator protein DnaA: MSTEDINDVGSSWRRVIRILEQDERVSPRQRGFVVLTQPQGLIGNTLLVAVPNELTREVLQNQLNNVLNDALSQVFSEDISCAFSVNADLVPPVKEEEPVQAPAAARSERSELANRIDHSEPPELVSKPAPTLPSTSQEFGRLNPKYVFDSFVIGSSNRFAHAAAVAVAEAPAKAYNPLFIYGDSGLGKTHLLHAIGHYARRLYTGIRVRYVNSEEFTNDFINSIRDDEGASFKQLYRNVDILLIDDIQFLANKDATQEEFFHTFNALHNHNKQVVITSDLPPKRLQGFEERMRSRFEWGLLTDVQPPELETRIAILRKKAIGEGLSAPDDALEYIASKISTNIRELEGALIRVTAFASLNRQPVDVGLAELVLKDLITDDGAQEITSTAILGQTAAYFNISLEELCSKSRTRTLVTARQIAMYLCRELTDMSLPKIGQEFGGRDHTTVIHADRKIRELMAERRAIYNQVTELTNKIKQQQREG, from the coding sequence ATGAGCACTGAGGACATCAATGACGTTGGAAGCTCCTGGCGGCGGGTTATCCGGATCCTTGAGCAAGATGAGCGAGTTTCTCCTCGGCAGCGCGGCTTTGTTGTCCTGACGCAGCCCCAGGGTCTGATCGGAAACACCTTGTTGGTGGCTGTTCCCAACGAGCTCACACGAGAAGTCCTGCAGAATCAGCTCAACAACGTACTCAACGATGCTTTGTCGCAGGTATTTTCAGAGGACATCAGCTGTGCGTTTAGCGTCAACGCCGACCTCGTGCCACCCGTTAAGGAAGAAGAGCCTGTTCAGGCTCCCGCGGCTGCGCGGTCGGAACGGTCGGAACTTGCCAACCGGATCGACCACAGCGAACCCCCTGAACTCGTATCCAAGCCGGCGCCGACGCTCCCCAGTACTTCACAGGAATTCGGACGGCTGAATCCGAAGTATGTCTTTGACTCCTTTGTTATCGGTTCCTCCAACCGATTCGCTCACGCAGCAGCCGTGGCTGTCGCTGAGGCACCGGCCAAGGCCTACAACCCTTTGTTCATTTACGGTGATTCAGGGTTGGGCAAGACTCACCTTCTCCACGCCATTGGCCACTATGCACGCAGGCTCTACACGGGCATTCGAGTCAGGTACGTGAATTCCGAGGAGTTCACCAACGACTTCATTAACTCGATTCGGGACGATGAAGGAGCAAGTTTTAAGCAGCTCTACCGCAACGTTGACATCCTTTTGATCGATGACATCCAGTTCCTCGCCAACAAGGACGCCACCCAGGAAGAGTTCTTCCACACCTTTAACGCTCTTCACAACCACAACAAGCAGGTCGTCATTACCTCGGATCTTCCGCCGAAGCGCCTGCAGGGTTTCGAAGAGCGCATGCGTTCACGTTTCGAGTGGGGCTTGCTGACGGATGTCCAGCCACCGGAGTTGGAAACCCGCATCGCGATTTTGCGTAAGAAGGCCATTGGCGAAGGCTTGTCCGCCCCGGATGATGCCCTGGAGTACATTGCCTCGAAAATCTCCACGAACATTCGTGAGCTTGAAGGGGCATTGATTCGCGTCACAGCGTTTGCAAGCTTGAACCGCCAGCCGGTGGACGTTGGTTTGGCTGAGCTGGTTCTCAAGGACCTCATCACCGACGACGGCGCCCAAGAGATCACCTCCACGGCAATCCTGGGACAGACGGCGGCCTACTTCAATATCTCTCTCGAAGAGCTGTGCAGCAAGTCAAGGACACGGACATTAGTCACGGCGCGCCAGATCGCCATGTACCTCTGCCGTGAACTTACTGACATGTCCCTGCCAAAGATTGGCCAAGAATTCGGTGGTCGCGATCACACCACAGTGATCCATGCGGATCGGAAAATCCGCGAGCTTATGGCAGAACGCCGGGCCATCTACAACCAGGTCACGGAACTCACCAACAAGATCAAGCAACAGCAGCGTGAAGGCTAA
- the rpmH gene encoding 50S ribosomal protein L34 has protein sequence MSKRTFQPNNRRRAKKHGFRLRMRTRAGRAILAARRTKGRVELSA, from the coding sequence GTGAGCAAGCGGACTTTTCAGCCGAACAACCGCCGTCGTGCCAAGAAGCACGGCTTCCGCCTTCGTATGCGCACCCGCGCTGGCCGCGCCATTTTGGCAGCCCGCCGCACCAAGGGTCGCGTAGAGCTGTCGGCCTAA
- the rnpA gene encoding ribonuclease P protein component: MLATKNRMRTSANFSHTVRSGVRNGRRNVVLYMVSTSPDEPSQIGFIVAKTVGNAVTRNLVKRRLREIVVETVRQHPHGVNVVVRALPVSATASFGDLVADYRKAFSSASSRLKGKSGNASPLAPAPTVD, from the coding sequence GTGCTAGCCACCAAGAATAGAATGCGGACTTCCGCCAACTTCTCACATACTGTACGTTCCGGCGTCCGCAATGGACGCCGGAACGTAGTGTTATATATGGTGTCCACTTCTCCCGATGAGCCCAGCCAGATTGGGTTCATCGTGGCGAAAACTGTTGGGAACGCTGTGACCCGCAATCTCGTTAAAAGGAGACTGAGGGAAATAGTTGTCGAAACAGTTAGGCAGCATCCCCACGGAGTCAATGTGGTTGTGCGGGCTTTGCCCGTTTCAGCCACCGCCTCCTTCGGTGATCTTGTTGCGGACTATCGCAAGGCATTTTCCAGCGCTTCTTCCCGGCTAAAGGGGAAAAGCGGAAATGCCTCGCCGCTGGCACCAGCACCTACAGTAGATTAA
- the yidD gene encoding membrane protein insertion efficiency factor YidD, protein MTSSQTQGGAPKGLTAVALFLWHVPRNILIIVLKLYRRVVSPMYGQVCRFFPSCSAYALEAVTVHGAIKGSWFAARRIVRCHPWNAGGLDPVPSPARVDWDDPSTVPLIVQLNHPHVFLAKQQETQSRNAA, encoded by the coding sequence GTGACTTCCTCACAAACGCAAGGCGGGGCACCCAAGGGTCTCACCGCCGTCGCGCTTTTCTTGTGGCACGTTCCTCGCAACATTCTTATTATCGTTTTGAAACTTTACCGGCGCGTCGTCTCACCCATGTATGGGCAGGTGTGCCGGTTTTTTCCGTCATGTTCGGCTTACGCTCTGGAGGCCGTGACCGTTCACGGCGCTATTAAGGGCAGTTGGTTCGCCGCTCGGCGGATTGTTCGTTGCCACCCCTGGAATGCAGGCGGTCTGGATCCGGTACCTTCGCCGGCACGTGTTGATTGGGATGACCCTTCCACAGTGCCGCTGATTGTTCAGCTAAACCACCCGCATGTTTTTCTGGCCAAGCAACAGGAAACACAAAGCCGCAACGCGGCTTGA
- the yidC gene encoding membrane protein insertase YidC: MGFFETILFPFKWLVSWIMVQFHDGLTFLGLDAASGVTWTLSIIGLVLVIRAALIPVFVKQIKAQRGMQALQPDMKKLQAKYKGKTDQLSRQAMGQEQMALYKEHGTNPFSACLPMLIQMPFFFSLFQVLSGVAKANAESKGIGAMTHDQVVQFDQATIFGAPLSAAFLPQLQGGDLNVSVVILSIIMIIAMIASQFITQKQIMSKNMSEEAMAGPFMKQQKMMLYVLPLVFGIGGVNFPIGVLIYWTTTNIWTMGQQFFVIRRMPTPGSPAYKEYQKRREAKGLPLLGASKKKVEEEVEEVPEVKGQRTQPQRKNRKKK; the protein is encoded by the coding sequence ATGGGCTTCTTCGAAACAATTCTGTTCCCCTTCAAATGGCTCGTGTCATGGATCATGGTGCAATTCCACGATGGCTTGACCTTCCTTGGCCTGGATGCGGCCTCCGGTGTTACATGGACGTTGTCCATCATCGGGCTGGTGCTGGTTATTCGTGCCGCCTTGATCCCGGTCTTTGTAAAGCAGATCAAGGCTCAGCGCGGCATGCAGGCATTGCAGCCGGACATGAAGAAGCTTCAGGCCAAGTACAAGGGCAAAACAGACCAGCTGTCCCGCCAGGCCATGGGCCAGGAACAGATGGCACTGTACAAGGAACACGGAACCAACCCATTCTCCGCATGCCTGCCCATGTTGATCCAGATGCCGTTCTTCTTCTCCCTGTTCCAGGTACTTTCCGGCGTGGCCAAGGCCAACGCCGAAAGTAAGGGCATTGGCGCCATGACCCATGATCAGGTGGTCCAGTTTGATCAGGCCACCATCTTTGGTGCGCCGCTGTCCGCAGCTTTCCTGCCCCAGCTCCAGGGTGGAGATCTCAACGTCTCGGTTGTGATCCTCTCCATCATCATGATTATCGCGATGATTGCCTCGCAGTTCATCACGCAGAAGCAGATCATGTCGAAGAACATGTCTGAGGAAGCCATGGCCGGCCCGTTCATGAAGCAGCAGAAGATGATGCTTTATGTACTGCCGCTCGTATTCGGTATTGGTGGCGTGAACTTCCCCATCGGTGTCTTGATCTACTGGACCACCACCAACATCTGGACCATGGGACAGCAGTTCTTCGTCATTCGCCGCATGCCCACTCCCGGCTCACCTGCTTACAAGGAGTACCAGAAGCGCCGCGAAGCCAAGGGCTTGCCGCTGCTGGGTGCTTCGAAGAAGAAGGTCGAAGAAGAGGTCGAAGAAGTTCCTGAGGTCAAGGGCCAGCGGACCCAGCCACAACGCAAGAACAGGAAGAAGAAATAA
- a CDS encoding protein jag: MPEETQIVPEEETATVGTGASRLEEEGDIAADYLEELLDIADIDGDIDIEVRNGRTYISIVAEEGSDSLANLVGEGGEVLDALQELTRLSVLSSTESRSRLVLDISGYRDRRSAELAKIASDAAALIAAGTESVALEPMGAYERKIVHDTIADLGLESESEGEGVNRHIVVTAAQ, translated from the coding sequence ATGCCTGAAGAAACGCAGATTGTCCCTGAGGAAGAAACCGCGACGGTTGGCACCGGTGCCAGCCGTTTGGAAGAGGAAGGCGACATTGCCGCCGACTACCTCGAGGAACTTCTGGATATTGCCGATATCGATGGCGATATCGACATCGAGGTCCGCAACGGCCGCACCTACATCTCCATCGTCGCTGAAGAGGGTTCCGACTCGCTGGCGAACCTGGTTGGTGAGGGCGGAGAAGTACTGGATGCCCTCCAAGAATTGACGCGGCTCAGCGTGCTTTCCTCCACGGAAAGCAGGTCACGCTTGGTTCTGGATATTTCCGGCTACCGCGACCGCCGCAGCGCTGAGCTCGCAAAGATTGCAAGCGATGCTGCTGCGTTGATTGCAGCCGGCACCGAATCCGTGGCGCTTGAACCCATGGGCGCCTACGAACGCAAGATCGTGCACGACACCATCGCTGACCTGGGTCTTGAATCCGAGTCCGAGGGTGAAGGCGTGAATCGCCACATTGTGGTGACAGCCGCGCAATAA
- the rsmG gene encoding 16S rRNA (guanine(527)-N(7))-methyltransferase RsmG — MVELTAEEAVAAQRIFGDQLDLAKRYVEHLATSGIERGLIGPREVPRLWSRHVLNCAVVAELIADGAKVADVGSGAGLPGLCLAIARPDLYLTLIEPLERRVTWLEEVVMDLGLSNVEIIRSRAEAAIGKVECTVVTARAVSALKTLAPLTIPLLGGEGELLAIKGRSAEEEIATAGKTIRNLGGYETSIVIAGLDVLEEPTTVVRVKVKRR; from the coding sequence GTGGTTGAACTTACTGCTGAAGAAGCCGTTGCTGCGCAACGTATCTTTGGAGATCAGCTCGATTTGGCCAAGCGCTACGTTGAGCATCTAGCAACGTCGGGGATCGAACGAGGGCTGATTGGACCACGTGAAGTGCCCCGCTTGTGGAGCCGTCACGTGTTGAACTGCGCTGTCGTTGCCGAGCTGATTGCCGACGGCGCTAAGGTTGCCGACGTGGGCAGCGGCGCGGGCCTGCCTGGGCTTTGCTTGGCCATCGCACGCCCGGACCTTTATCTGACCCTGATCGAGCCGCTAGAGCGGCGTGTGACGTGGTTGGAGGAAGTAGTCATGGATTTGGGTCTGTCCAATGTTGAGATCATCCGTTCACGTGCAGAAGCTGCGATTGGGAAAGTCGAGTGCACGGTTGTCACCGCGCGGGCTGTCTCCGCTCTGAAGACCTTGGCGCCCTTGACGATCCCCCTTTTGGGCGGCGAGGGTGAGCTGCTAGCAATCAAGGGACGCAGCGCCGAAGAGGAAATTGCCACTGCAGGCAAGACCATCAGGAATTTGGGGGGCTACGAAACGTCAATCGTGATCGCCGGCCTGGATGTCCTGGAAGAACCCACAACGGTGGTCCGCGTGAAGGTGAAGCGGCGCTGA
- a CDS encoding ParA family protein, with protein sequence MTSSEAASQRIPPFMTLGSARSNASYQPKKVDHVQSKSSVVVSRETSSTAISSIDNDFDDSSPIASQLVSETKRRERLLGRRLPRPGRTRILTVANQKGGVGKTTTTVNVAAALASAGLQVMVIDIDPQGNASTALGVPHHAEIDSIYDVLINDFAMADVVAQCPDIANLYCAPATIHLAGAEIELVSLVAREQRLRRAIDDYVKFREKNGQERLDFIFIDCPPSLGLLTVNAFCAANEVFIPIQCEYYALEGLSQLLKNIGMIQKHLNSDLVVSTILLTMYDGRTNLAAHVAADVREHFPEQVLQAMIPRSVRISEAPSYQQTVMTYDPSSTGALSYLEAAAELAERSVS encoded by the coding sequence GTGACCAGTAGCGAAGCGGCTTCGCAACGGATCCCTCCGTTCATGACATTGGGGTCGGCACGTTCTAACGCCTCATATCAACCAAAAAAGGTTGATCATGTCCAAAGTAAGTCCAGTGTCGTTGTTTCACGTGAAACAAGCTCAACGGCAATAAGTTCAATCGATAACGATTTTGACGACAGCAGCCCCATCGCGAGTCAGCTTGTTAGTGAGACGAAGCGGCGTGAACGCCTGTTGGGACGTAGACTTCCGAGGCCGGGACGTACTCGAATTCTCACGGTTGCCAACCAAAAGGGTGGCGTGGGTAAAACCACGACAACCGTGAACGTGGCCGCAGCCTTGGCCTCGGCCGGCCTTCAGGTCATGGTTATCGATATTGATCCGCAGGGAAATGCCTCAACTGCGCTCGGCGTTCCGCACCACGCGGAGATCGACAGTATCTACGACGTACTTATTAACGACTTTGCCATGGCAGATGTCGTTGCTCAGTGCCCGGACATTGCCAATTTGTACTGTGCGCCAGCCACGATTCACCTGGCTGGTGCAGAAATTGAACTGGTATCTCTCGTTGCGAGAGAGCAGCGACTGCGCCGCGCGATTGACGACTACGTAAAGTTCCGTGAGAAGAATGGCCAGGAGCGCCTGGACTTCATCTTTATTGATTGCCCTCCCAGCCTAGGGTTGTTGACGGTCAATGCGTTTTGCGCGGCCAACGAGGTCTTTATTCCCATTCAGTGTGAGTACTATGCCTTGGAGGGACTGAGTCAGCTCCTGAAGAACATCGGGATGATTCAGAAGCACCTAAACTCAGATCTAGTAGTGTCTACGATCTTGTTGACCATGTATGACGGCCGAACGAATTTGGCGGCTCACGTTGCTGCCGATGTACGTGAGCACTTCCCTGAACAGGTTCTGCAAGCCATGATTCCGCGGTCCGTTAGGATCTCTGAGGCTCCAAGTTACCAGCAGACCGTCATGACATACGATCCTTCGTCTACAGGTGCCCTGTCCTATCTTGAGGCCGCTGCTGAGCTTGCTGAACGGTCTGTGTCCTAG
- a CDS encoding ParB/RepB/Spo0J family partition protein: MTDKRRGLGRGLGALIPSSSGDETGNSLPTRPVDLFFPEPKGRKPAATPTRTAKKVPVAEPPELVEVPGATFMELPVGQIHPNRKQPRTVFDEDDMAELVHSVREIGVLQPIVVRKSTEIGDQPYELVMGERRWRASQAAGLETIPVIVRETTDDNLLRDALLENLHRSQLNPLEEAAAYQQLLEDFGTTHEQLADRIGRSRPQVSNTLRLLKLPAVVQRRVAAGVLSAGHARALLALPEPAAMEQLAQKIVAEGMSVRATEEAVQLYQAAPNGQKPAAKTPSPRHERLDFLASSLADRLDTSVKISLGARKGKVSIEFASVEDLNRIMDVLSPGSN, encoded by the coding sequence ATGACTGACAAGCGCAGGGGCCTTGGTCGTGGATTGGGTGCCTTGATTCCCAGTTCATCTGGCGATGAGACGGGTAACTCTCTTCCAACTCGACCTGTTGACCTCTTTTTCCCTGAGCCCAAGGGGCGCAAGCCCGCTGCGACACCAACTAGGACGGCTAAGAAGGTTCCTGTGGCTGAGCCGCCCGAACTCGTTGAGGTTCCCGGGGCAACGTTCATGGAACTGCCGGTTGGGCAGATTCACCCGAACAGGAAGCAGCCTCGTACCGTCTTTGACGAAGACGATATGGCGGAATTGGTTCATTCAGTCCGTGAAATCGGTGTTCTGCAGCCGATTGTGGTGCGCAAGTCCACTGAAATCGGCGATCAGCCCTATGAATTGGTCATGGGTGAGCGCCGTTGGCGCGCGAGCCAGGCTGCCGGACTTGAGACCATTCCGGTTATCGTCCGCGAAACCACTGATGACAATCTCCTTCGGGATGCTCTGCTTGAGAATTTGCACCGCAGTCAACTCAACCCTTTGGAAGAAGCGGCTGCCTACCAGCAACTTCTAGAAGACTTCGGTACCACTCACGAGCAGTTGGCTGACCGGATTGGCCGTTCACGTCCGCAGGTATCCAATACGCTCCGCTTGTTGAAACTCCCTGCTGTTGTTCAGCGGCGAGTTGCTGCTGGAGTTTTGTCAGCAGGACACGCACGTGCACTTCTGGCTCTCCCAGAGCCCGCTGCCATGGAACAGCTTGCCCAAAAGATCGTGGCCGAAGGAATGTCGGTTAGGGCTACAGAAGAGGCCGTGCAGCTTTATCAAGCCGCCCCAAATGGACAGAAGCCCGCGGCAAAAACTCCGAGCCCGCGGCATGAACGCCTCGATTTCTTGGCTAGCTCTCTTGCGGACCGATTGGACACGAGTGTCAAAATCTCGCTGGGCGCCCGAAAGGGCAAAGTGAGTATCGAGTTCGCGTCGGTCGAGGATCTGAACCGAATCATGGATGTCTTGAGTCCGGGCAGCAATTAG
- a CDS encoding HNH endonuclease signature motif containing protein: protein MRTMLRIRGEYCQFPGCMAKAATSEVDHIVNFQSGGTTFDNLESLCLHHHLLRHFKDDKIRAGE from the coding sequence ATGCGGACCATGCTGCGAATCAGGGGTGAATATTGCCAATTCCCGGGTTGCATGGCGAAGGCAGCAACCTCAGAAGTTGACCATATTGTGAACTTCCAGAGTGGCGGCACCACTTTCGACAATCTTGAATCGCTATGTCTTCATCATCATTTGCTCCGACATTTCAAGGATGACAAGATCCGTGCCGGCGAGTAA
- a CDS encoding DUF222 domain-containing protein: MENLQSSVAFEGSILTLDPWQQANSLAAIKAELAGALHVAEGAAERLKVQFGALVRDLTSTLAAIECGELGWDFAVIIAEQTCLLHAAETAQEGIDAFDELLMAKARDAHLNSFREMARRRRERAHPETIVHRTRRAYADRSLRVSRSRDGMSWLSFYAPSPHSKASGINVRSPPGHLRGHTNGGH, encoded by the coding sequence GTGGAGAATCTCCAATCATCCGTGGCTTTCGAGGGATCGATCCTCACGCTCGACCCCTGGCAGCAGGCCAACTCACTCGCCGCAATCAAGGCTGAACTGGCAGGCGCTCTCCACGTCGCCGAGGGTGCCGCTGAGCGCCTCAAGGTTCAGTTCGGCGCCTTGGTGCGTGATCTGACTTCTACATTGGCTGCCATCGAATGTGGCGAACTCGGTTGGGACTTCGCGGTCATTATCGCGGAACAGACCTGCTTGCTTCATGCAGCCGAAACCGCCCAAGAAGGCATCGATGCCTTCGACGAGCTACTTATGGCCAAGGCTCGCGATGCTCACCTCAACAGTTTCCGCGAAATGGCCCGACGTCGACGTGAACGCGCACACCCGGAGACCATAGTCCACCGCACTCGTCGAGCTTACGCCGACAGGTCCCTGCGCGTCAGCAGATCCCGAGACGGTATGTCGTGGCTCAGTTTCTATGCCCCGTCCCCACACTCGAAGGCATCTGGGATCAATGTACGCTCACCGCCCGGGCATCTCAGGGGCCACACGAACGGCGGACACTAA
- the trxA gene encoding thioredoxin, which yields MSNAKSATDATFDDTVLNSEKPVIVDFWAEWCGPCRKLGPILDEISVEYSDKVEVVKVDVDANPGISAKYGITSIPAVYLFQGGEVTGTVIGARPKQYFEKEFADVLK from the coding sequence ATGAGCAACGCAAAGAGCGCAACAGATGCAACATTCGACGACACCGTCTTGAATTCTGAGAAGCCTGTCATTGTGGACTTCTGGGCCGAGTGGTGCGGGCCGTGCCGCAAACTTGGTCCCATCCTCGATGAGATCTCGGTTGAGTACTCGGACAAGGTTGAGGTCGTGAAGGTTGATGTTGATGCCAATCCTGGCATCTCCGCCAAGTACGGAATTACCTCAATCCCCGCTGTATACCTGTTCCAGGGTGGCGAGGTCACTGGTACCGTTATCGGTGCACGCCCCAAGCAGTACTTCGAGAAGGAATTTGCAGACGTCTTGAAGTAG